A region of Diospyros lotus cultivar Yz01 chromosome 3, ASM1463336v1, whole genome shotgun sequence DNA encodes the following proteins:
- the LOC127797006 gene encoding cyclin-dependent protein kinase inhibitor SMR13-like, protein MSTDLEFRQGLPQLRIPTITIEPSEPPATVQTPNSDECHTPTSPETRIPEVRSCPPAPKKPRRRVSCKRRLSDELQFFEIVAREEIESFFRSSFSAGALKRKYSCI, encoded by the coding sequence ATGTCCACAGATCTAGAATTCCGGCAGGGCTTGCCTCAGCTCCGAATACCCACCATCACAATCGAACCCTCAGAGCCCCCCGCCACCGTTCAGACGCCGAACAGCGACGAATGCCACACTCCGACTTCACCGGAAACCCGGATCCCGGAGGTGCGTAGCTGCCCGCCGGCGCCAAAGAAGCCGAGAAGGAGGGTCTCGTGCAAGAGAAGGCTGTCTGATGAGCTCCAATTCTTCGAGATCGTGGCCAGGGAAGAGATTGAATCGTTCTTCAGATCGAGCTTTTCTGCCGGTGCCTTGAAGAGAAAATATTCTTGTATATGA